A stretch of the Heliomicrobium undosum genome encodes the following:
- a CDS encoding AbrB/MazE/SpoVT family DNA-binding domain-containing protein, producing MKSTGIVRKVDELGRVVIPIELRRTMGIDEKDPLEIYVDAEKIILKKYEPACIFCGSAVDVQNFRNKIVCKECAVSMAQNAAG from the coding sequence ATGAAGTCAACTGGGATTGTACGCAAAGTAGACGAACTGGGCCGTGTTGTGATTCCGATTGAACTGCGCCGGACGATGGGCATCGACGAGAAAGATCCCCTCGAGATCTACGTGGATGCCGAGAAGATCATCCTGAAAAAGTACGAACCGGCCTGCATCTTCTGCGGGAGCGCCGTTGATGTGCAGAACTTCCGCAACAAGATCGTCTGCAAGGAATGCGCCGTTTCCATGGCCCAAAACGCCGCCGGCTGA
- a CDS encoding DUF3369 domain-containing protein, translating into MRDSNHPNDDDLLFFAEEQEDAQGQGGSGAWQVLIVDDDPEVHKVTRVVLAGMRFDEKPLEFFNAYSAAEARQMLRDHPDVAVILLDVVMESDDAGLNLVRHIREEMRNSHVRIVLRTGQPGYAPEERVIVDYDINCYVSKTELTAQKLFSTVYVALRAYRDIRTIDLNRRGLEQIIQSSANIFRMQSMRMFASGVLTQLTSLLRLNRNAIYCQMSGFAATKNERDFYILAATGDYSPLVNRPIRSAVSPTVREDLERAMRAGQSLSLGNRYVGYFRSQNGSENLVYLEGFNGWSDWDRNWVELFCSNVGIAFDNISLNEEIESTQREIIFTLGGVVEARSKETGFHVKRVSEYSRLLGKLYGLSREETELLRLASPMHDVGKIAIEDAVLNKPGRLTADEYEQMKKHTLAGHEMLQHSNRRILRTAAQIALEHHEKYNGGGYPFGLRGEKIHIYSRITAVADVFDALNNNRIYRAAWPIEDILALFKQERGQHFDPYLVDLMVDNLDEFLKIHQAFPDD; encoded by the coding sequence ATGCGCGACTCGAACCATCCGAATGACGACGATTTGCTGTTCTTTGCCGAAGAACAGGAGGACGCCCAGGGGCAAGGGGGCAGCGGGGCTTGGCAGGTGTTGATCGTCGACGACGATCCGGAAGTCCATAAGGTGACCCGCGTCGTCCTGGCGGGAATGCGCTTTGACGAAAAGCCGCTCGAATTTTTCAACGCCTATTCCGCTGCCGAAGCCAGGCAGATGCTGCGCGATCATCCCGACGTGGCCGTCATCCTGCTCGATGTGGTCATGGAATCCGATGACGCCGGGTTGAATCTGGTCCGGCACATCCGGGAGGAGATGAGAAACAGCCATGTGCGCATCGTGCTGCGCACAGGCCAGCCCGGCTACGCGCCGGAAGAGCGGGTGATCGTCGACTATGACATCAACTGCTATGTGTCGAAGACGGAATTGACGGCCCAGAAGCTCTTTTCCACCGTCTACGTGGCCTTGCGGGCCTACCGGGACATCCGGACCATCGACCTCAACCGCCGGGGGCTGGAACAGATCATCCAATCGTCGGCCAACATCTTTCGGATGCAGTCAATGCGCATGTTCGCCTCCGGCGTGCTCACCCAGTTGACATCGCTCCTGCGGCTGAACCGAAACGCCATCTACTGCCAGATGTCCGGCTTCGCCGCCACCAAGAATGAGCGCGATTTTTACATCCTGGCGGCCACAGGCGACTACTCGCCCCTCGTCAACCGTCCCATTCGATCCGCTGTCAGCCCAACCGTCCGGGAGGACCTGGAGCGGGCCATGCGGGCCGGGCAGAGCCTGTCGCTGGGCAACCGTTATGTGGGCTATTTTCGCAGCCAGAACGGCTCCGAAAACCTGGTCTACCTGGAAGGCTTCAACGGCTGGAGTGATTGGGACCGCAACTGGGTGGAACTGTTCTGCTCCAACGTGGGCATCGCCTTCGATAACATCAGTCTCAACGAGGAGATCGAATCGACCCAGCGGGAAATCATCTTCACCCTCGGCGGTGTCGTCGAAGCGCGATCGAAGGAGACAGGCTTCCACGTCAAGCGCGTGTCCGAGTATTCGCGGCTCTTGGGCAAGCTCTACGGCCTCAGCCGGGAGGAGACGGAATTGCTGCGCCTGGCCTCGCCGATGCACGATGTGGGCAAGATCGCCATCGAGGACGCCGTCTTGAACAAGCCGGGAAGGCTGACGGCGGACGAGTACGAGCAGATGAAAAAGCACACCCTCGCCGGCCACGAGATGCTGCAGCACTCCAACCGGCGCATCCTGCGCACGGCCGCCCAGATCGCCCTGGAACACCATGAAAAGTACAACGGGGGCGGCTATCCCTTCGGGTTGCGGGGGGAGAAGATCCACATCTATTCGCGGATCACGGCGGTGGCCGATGTCTTTGACGCCCTCAACAACAACCGCATCTACCGCGCCGCCTGGCCGATCGAGGACATCCTGGCCCTGTTCAAGCAGGAGCGGGGGCAGCACTTTGACCCCTACCTGGTCGATCTGATGGTGGACAATCTCGACGAGTTCTTGAAAATCCATCAGGCCTTTCCTGACGATTAA
- a CDS encoding zinc-ribbon domain containing protein, producing MYQDKYLTCKECGSEFLFSASEQEFYAEKGFTNEPGRCASCRAARKAQRGGGSPEPRQERQMFPAVCASCGVETMVPFQPRGDKPVYCRDCFNNRRSSW from the coding sequence ATGTACCAAGACAAGTACCTCACCTGTAAAGAGTGCGGTAGCGAGTTCCTGTTCTCGGCTTCCGAGCAGGAATTCTACGCCGAAAAAGGCTTCACCAACGAGCCTGGCCGTTGCGCCAGCTGCCGTGCTGCCCGCAAAGCCCAGCGTGGCGGCGGTTCCCCCGAACCCCGTCAAGAGCGTCAAATGTTCCCCGCCGTCTGCGCCTCCTGCGGCGTCGAAACCATGGTTCCCTTCCAGCCCCGCGGCGACAAGCCCGTCTACTGCCGCGACTGCTTCAACAACCGTCGCAGCAGTTGGTAA
- a CDS encoding DUF421 domain-containing protein — translation MPEWTIAFIRATAVFLLILAGARLLGKRQLSQLTLFDLITVIAIGVVAGALSLNLAGDLASALMTLVVWIGFPIALFYLSIKFKTVRDLVQGKVTVLINHGKVLDAKLMEVRMSPEDLLSQLRRKNVFNFADVEFAMLEPDGELSVFLKKDKRPVTASTLEMKVGHESVPQTVIMDGIMMDEPLTAMGLNRRWLHEELEKIGVAPENVFLAQVDSVGQLYVDLFDDAINLPQPKTKELLFVNLKKSQADCELYALATKDPSAKQMYTEAAGLMSETVKDLEPLLKR, via the coding sequence ATGCCTGAATGGACCATCGCCTTTATTCGCGCCACAGCCGTCTTCCTGCTCATCTTAGCAGGCGCCCGGCTGCTCGGCAAGCGACAACTGTCACAGTTGACCCTCTTTGATCTGATCACCGTTATCGCCATCGGCGTCGTCGCCGGCGCCTTGTCTCTCAACCTGGCCGGCGATCTGGCGAGCGCCCTCATGACGCTCGTCGTCTGGATCGGCTTTCCCATCGCCCTCTTTTACCTGTCCATCAAGTTCAAGACGGTGCGCGATCTGGTGCAGGGCAAGGTGACGGTGCTGATCAACCATGGGAAGGTCCTTGACGCCAAATTGATGGAGGTCCGCATGAGCCCTGAGGACCTTTTGAGCCAACTCCGGCGGAAAAACGTCTTCAACTTCGCTGACGTGGAGTTTGCCATGCTCGAACCGGACGGTGAACTGAGCGTCTTTCTCAAGAAGGACAAGCGGCCTGTCACGGCGTCGACGCTGGAGATGAAGGTGGGCCATGAGAGCGTCCCCCAGACGGTGATTATGGACGGCATCATGATGGACGAGCCGCTGACGGCTATGGGGCTCAACCGGCGCTGGCTCCATGAGGAGTTGGAGAAGATCGGCGTGGCGCCGGAGAATGTTTTCCTGGCCCAGGTCGATTCGGTGGGCCAACTGTATGTGGACCTCTTCGATGACGCTATCAATCTGCCCCAGCCGAAGACGAAGGAACTGCTCTTCGTGAACCTGAAAAAGTCCCAGGCCGACTGTGAGCTCTACGCCCTGGCCACGAAGGACCCGTCGGCCAAGCAGATGTATACGGAGGCGGCGGGGTTGATGTCGGAGACGGTCAAGGATCTGGAGCCGCTGCTGAAGCGCTGA
- a CDS encoding DUF1657 domain-containing protein, which translates to MTVSQQLKQTVAGLKSAVGSLEQFAIQTQDQNAKNLYTNASQQAQQIVNSLEPRVKEIEKEEPQYKGF; encoded by the coding sequence ATGACGGTATCGCAGCAACTCAAACAAACTGTCGCCGGCCTGAAAAGCGCCGTCGGCAGCCTGGAGCAATTCGCCATTCAGACGCAGGATCAGAACGCCAAGAACCTCTACACCAATGCATCCCAACAGGCGCAGCAGATCGTCAATTCCCTCGAACCGAGGGTGAAGGAAATCGAAAAGGAAGAACCTCAGTACAAGGGTTTTTAG
- a CDS encoding N-acyl-D-amino-acid deacylase family protein has product MTGMNRRQFITLAGVALAGGIASACSSQELRPGLAPGEALTGAGNGAGGGSGSDKAGDKGDKSGGAKGESVAWETLILNGMIVDGTGAPAYAGAVALQKDRIAAVLPGSGQRWEQGRFVSAGKSYAPAADCQVIDAQGACITPGFIDVHTHNEVYLGTNPQAEVRLLQGVTSQVGGNCGDSVNGIGDFRRRLGALGVNYAQLVGYRNLRRQALGNDTTRRATAPEVERMIGLLEKGIGEGAPGLSIALEYEPQSAVTVDELEQYAQLLARRGKLLTVHLRSEGDRVLEALEEVLGVARRTGVALQYGHAKALFQQNWSKYPRILASIDSAVADGVDVWGDMYVYDFSSWDFGTSRVSISEDNIIRGLAHPRLFIASDSGLYENGRANHPRAYGNFSRVLARYVREKQALSLETAVAKMSGLPARRFGYTDRGQVAAGKKADVLVFSLDKVQDRATRQQPAIKAEGMRYVFVNGVKAVDDGTPTGARAGEWL; this is encoded by the coding sequence ATGACAGGGATGAACCGGAGACAATTCATCACCCTCGCCGGTGTTGCGCTGGCGGGGGGGATCGCCAGCGCCTGCTCCTCCCAGGAGCTGCGTCCGGGATTGGCGCCGGGTGAGGCCTTAACAGGGGCCGGCAACGGCGCAGGAGGCGGCAGCGGGAGCGACAAGGCCGGAGACAAAGGGGATAAGAGCGGTGGGGCGAAGGGAGAGTCCGTCGCCTGGGAAACGCTGATCCTCAACGGCATGATCGTCGACGGAACAGGCGCTCCGGCCTATGCCGGCGCGGTGGCCTTGCAGAAGGACCGGATCGCGGCGGTGTTGCCCGGAAGCGGCCAGCGATGGGAACAGGGCCGCTTTGTATCGGCCGGAAAAAGCTATGCGCCGGCGGCCGACTGCCAGGTCATCGACGCCCAGGGCGCTTGCATCACCCCCGGCTTTATCGATGTCCATACCCACAACGAGGTGTACCTGGGCACAAACCCGCAGGCAGAGGTGCGCCTCTTGCAGGGCGTCACATCTCAGGTGGGCGGCAACTGCGGCGATTCGGTCAACGGCATCGGCGATTTCCGCCGCCGTCTCGGCGCCCTCGGGGTGAACTATGCCCAACTGGTCGGCTACCGGAACCTTCGCCGCCAGGCGCTGGGCAATGACACGACCCGGCGCGCGACGGCGCCAGAGGTTGAACGGATGATCGGGCTGCTGGAAAAGGGGATCGGCGAGGGTGCGCCTGGGTTGTCCATCGCCCTGGAGTATGAGCCCCAGTCGGCGGTCACCGTCGATGAGTTGGAACAGTACGCCCAGTTACTGGCCCGGCGCGGCAAGTTGTTGACGGTGCACCTGCGCAGCGAGGGGGACCGGGTGTTGGAAGCCCTGGAGGAGGTGCTGGGCGTCGCCCGGCGCACCGGGGTGGCCCTCCAGTACGGCCATGCGAAGGCGCTGTTCCAACAAAACTGGTCCAAGTACCCTCGCATTCTCGCTTCCATTGACTCGGCCGTCGCCGACGGAGTCGATGTCTGGGGCGACATGTACGTCTATGATTTTTCCTCCTGGGACTTCGGCACCAGCCGCGTCTCCATCTCCGAGGACAACATCATCCGCGGGCTCGCTCACCCGCGTCTGTTCATCGCCAGCGACAGCGGCCTCTACGAAAACGGACGGGCCAACCACCCCCGGGCCTACGGCAACTTCTCGCGGGTGCTGGCGCGCTACGTGCGGGAGAAACAGGCGCTCTCGCTGGAAACGGCGGTGGCCAAGATGAGCGGCCTGCCGGCGCGGCGGTTCGGCTACACGGACCGGGGACAAGTGGCCGCCGGGAAGAAGGCGGATGTGCTCGTCTTTTCCCTGGATAAGGTGCAGGATCGGGCGACGCGCCAGCAGCCGGCGATCAAGGCCGAGGGGATGCGCTATGTCTTTGTCAACGGCGTCAAGGCGGTCGATGACGGAACGCCGACGGGGGCAAGAGCGGGAGAGTGGCTATAG
- a CDS encoding sensor histidine kinase codes for MCRQHHVPPAQPFRRIARLSITTRMALLALFLIVAQLLAPASIPTVAVPTRSIPTALMSLASPTFMSPALFSPALIPTAEADHTESAPRKHVLIINSYHKGFVWTEDVVRGIESVLKPLELKLNLELYTEYMDTKRYNGQGYEESMYRYLQEKYRQDHFDLIIASDDDAMNFLQKYQQRLFSNVPVVFCGVNYYQEEKFNRQRVTGVVEVNDIRRNVEIARKLQPGLKKILFLNDQTFTGSSQVKVLQEALAPFGDAIQYEVFDDWDLSELRAKLENLDKDTMVFLLIAYYRDKSGATYTNDQYIRVVKEYCKQPVYGIWDFYLGNGIVGGMLTSGFTQGEAAAQLALRVLQGEKPETIPVVMEGPNRLVFDYQQLRELRLNEAELPEGSAVVHKPQTFYETNKDIVWKALALFAGLLMVIAALAVNIVRRKIAEAELIEMYEQLELRVEERTRQLEVANLDLKSAMTELEQAQEQLIESAKMAALGKLVAGVAHEINTPVGIGVTAASHLHKKTSELAAQFRENQLKKSELDKYLAVSEEASDIILKNLERASSLIQGFKQVAVDQSRENRRRFNLKEYIGEILTSLQPKFKNKAYRIELSCPDDLEVVSYPGDFSQVLTNLIMNSLTHGFGECGHGTIRIDVQQKGERVRLVYADDGRGILREHMERIFEPFFTTNRGQGGTGLGLNIVYNLVTQRLRGKIRCESVADAGPNARSSASLGTGSGTGTRFIIDFPQR; via the coding sequence ATGTGTCGGCAACACCATGTCCCTCCGGCACAGCCGTTCCGGCGGATCGCGCGTCTGTCGATTACAACCAGGATGGCGTTGCTCGCCCTTTTCCTGATTGTAGCGCAACTATTAGCGCCGGCGTCGATACCGACAGTTGCCGTGCCGACTCGATCCATACCGACTGCCCTCATGTCGCTGGCCTCGCCGACCTTCATGTCGCCGGCACTCTTCTCACCGGCCCTCATCCCGACGGCGGAGGCTGATCATACCGAGTCGGCGCCCCGAAAACACGTGTTGATCATCAACTCCTACCACAAGGGATTCGTCTGGACCGAGGATGTGGTCCGGGGGATCGAGTCGGTGCTCAAGCCCCTGGAACTGAAACTGAACCTTGAATTGTATACGGAATACATGGACACGAAGCGGTACAACGGCCAGGGTTACGAGGAGAGCATGTACCGCTACCTGCAAGAAAAGTACAGGCAGGATCATTTCGACCTGATCATCGCCTCTGACGATGACGCCATGAATTTTCTGCAAAAGTACCAGCAGCGCCTCTTCTCGAATGTGCCCGTCGTTTTTTGCGGCGTCAACTACTACCAGGAAGAGAAGTTCAACCGCCAGCGGGTCACCGGCGTCGTCGAGGTCAATGACATCAGGCGCAACGTGGAGATCGCCCGCAAACTCCAGCCCGGGCTGAAAAAAATCCTCTTTCTCAATGACCAGACCTTCACCGGCAGTTCGCAGGTGAAGGTGCTCCAGGAAGCTCTGGCGCCCTTCGGCGACGCGATCCAGTACGAGGTTTTCGATGATTGGGATCTGAGCGAACTGCGCGCCAAGTTGGAGAATCTCGACAAAGACACGATGGTGTTTTTGCTGATTGCCTATTACCGGGACAAGTCGGGCGCCACCTACACGAACGACCAGTACATCCGCGTCGTCAAAGAGTATTGCAAACAGCCCGTCTATGGGATCTGGGACTTTTACCTCGGCAACGGCATCGTCGGCGGCATGCTGACGAGCGGCTTCACCCAGGGCGAGGCGGCGGCCCAGTTGGCCCTCCGCGTCCTGCAAGGGGAAAAGCCGGAGACGATTCCCGTTGTCATGGAAGGCCCCAACCGGCTCGTCTTCGACTACCAGCAACTGCGGGAACTGCGTTTGAATGAAGCCGAGCTTCCGGAGGGAAGCGCTGTCGTCCACAAGCCCCAGACCTTTTATGAGACGAACAAGGACATCGTCTGGAAGGCGTTGGCGCTGTTTGCGGGGTTGCTCATGGTCATCGCCGCCCTGGCTGTCAACATTGTGCGGCGCAAGATCGCCGAAGCGGAACTGATCGAGATGTACGAACAACTGGAGTTGCGGGTGGAGGAGCGGACTCGCCAGTTGGAAGTGGCCAACCTGGACTTGAAGAGCGCCATGACGGAGTTGGAGCAGGCCCAGGAGCAGTTAATCGAGTCGGCCAAGATGGCTGCCCTGGGCAAGCTGGTGGCCGGCGTGGCCCACGAGATCAACACACCTGTCGGCATCGGCGTGACAGCCGCCTCCCACCTGCACAAGAAGACATCGGAGCTGGCTGCCCAGTTTCGTGAGAACCAACTGAAAAAATCGGAACTGGACAAGTACCTCGCCGTCAGCGAGGAAGCCTCGGACATCATCCTCAAGAATCTGGAACGAGCGTCATCGCTGATCCAGGGGTTCAAACAGGTGGCCGTCGATCAATCGAGAGAGAACCGGCGCCGGTTCAACCTGAAGGAATATATCGGGGAAATCCTGACGAGCCTGCAGCCGAAGTTCAAGAACAAGGCCTACCGGATCGAACTGTCCTGTCCCGACGATCTGGAGGTGGTCAGCTATCCCGGCGACTTCTCCCAGGTCTTGACCAACCTGATCATGAATTCGCTGACCCACGGTTTCGGTGAATGCGGTCACGGGACGATCCGCATCGATGTGCAGCAAAAGGGAGAGCGGGTGCGCCTCGTCTACGCCGATGACGGCAGAGGGATCCTGCGAGAACACATGGAGCGCATCTTCGAACCCTTCTTTACAACCAACCGTGGGCAGGGCGGGACGGGTCTCGGGCTGAATATCGTCTACAACCTGGTGACGCAGCGCCTGAGGGGAAAGATCCGTTGCGAGAGCGTCGCTGACGCTGGACCAAACGCGAGATCAAGCGCTTCATTAGGTACAGGATCAGGCACGGGCACACGCTTCATCATCGACTTTCCGCAGAGGTGA
- a CDS encoding DUF1657 domain-containing protein: MTVSGQVKQTLASLKGARSTLESFAAVEENVDAKQAYTENLQRLDRVIDGMEKRIQVLEFEEPQYKGF; this comes from the coding sequence GTGACGGTAAGCGGGCAGGTCAAACAGACACTGGCCAGCTTAAAAGGGGCGCGTTCGACGCTGGAAAGCTTCGCCGCCGTCGAGGAGAACGTCGATGCCAAGCAGGCTTATACAGAGAACCTGCAACGGCTGGACCGGGTGATCGACGGGATGGAAAAGCGGATTCAGGTGCTTGAGTTTGAGGAGCCCCAGTATAAGGGGTTTTAA
- the spoVAD gene encoding stage V sporulation protein AD, translated as MQQGHQSWRFDNKPVIVASAAVGGPFEAQGPLSKDFDLLHGDLWLGQASFEKAERKLLEEACEVAIRKAGLQKKDIEFFLCGDLMNQITASSFAARTMAVPYLGLFGACSTSMEGLALASLLVNSRAGRYVLCGTSSHNATAEKQFRYPTEYGGQKPPTAQWTVTGSGVAVVAPEGEGPRVTGATIGRIVDMGITDPFNMGAAMAPAAVDTITAHFRDFGIFHEEYDLIATGDLGKVGHHIAKDLFAKHGMALPEEKFVDCGLLIYGPDQQEEVIAGGSGCGCSATVTYGHILNRMKQGELRKILIVATGALLSPITYQQNDSIPCIAHAVAIERG; from the coding sequence ATGCAGCAGGGACATCAGAGTTGGCGCTTCGACAACAAGCCCGTCATCGTAGCCAGTGCCGCTGTCGGAGGACCTTTTGAAGCCCAGGGGCCGCTGTCCAAGGACTTTGACTTGCTCCACGGCGACCTCTGGCTGGGACAGGCCAGTTTCGAAAAGGCCGAGCGCAAGCTCCTGGAAGAAGCCTGCGAGGTGGCCATCCGCAAGGCGGGGTTGCAGAAAAAAGACATCGAGTTTTTCCTCTGCGGCGATCTGATGAACCAGATCACCGCCAGCAGCTTCGCCGCCCGGACCATGGCGGTGCCTTACCTGGGGCTCTTCGGCGCCTGCTCCACCTCTATGGAGGGGTTGGCCCTAGCCTCTTTGCTCGTCAACAGCCGCGCCGGGCGCTATGTCCTCTGCGGCACCTCCAGCCACAACGCGACGGCGGAAAAGCAGTTCCGCTACCCCACCGAATACGGCGGCCAGAAACCGCCGACAGCCCAGTGGACCGTCACCGGCTCCGGGGTGGCCGTCGTCGCACCCGAAGGGGAAGGGCCGCGTGTAACCGGGGCCACCATCGGACGGATTGTTGATATGGGCATCACCGACCCCTTCAACATGGGGGCGGCGATGGCGCCGGCGGCGGTGGACACGATCACCGCCCACTTCCGGGACTTCGGCATCTTCCATGAGGAGTACGATCTGATCGCCACGGGCGACCTGGGGAAGGTGGGCCACCACATCGCCAAGGACCTCTTCGCCAAGCACGGCATGGCCCTCCCCGAGGAGAAGTTCGTCGACTGCGGTCTTCTCATCTACGGCCCGGACCAGCAGGAAGAGGTGATCGCCGGCGGGAGCGGCTGCGGCTGTTCGGCCACCGTCACCTATGGGCACATCCTCAACCGGATGAAGCAGGGGGAACTGCGCAAGATCCTCATTGTCGCAACCGGCGCGTTGCTTTCGCCGATCACGTACCAGCAGAATGATTCTATCCCCTGTATCGCCCATGCGGTGGCGATTGAGCGGGGGTAG
- a CDS encoding ATP-binding protein: protein MGNKVSQFYRIEKNCIRCGFCLDICSWDALDAPGKGRTFTIEEDLCPGCGICVDCCPVGAIRRVGASGDDDAAGR, encoded by the coding sequence ATGGGAAACAAGGTCTCCCAATTTTACCGCATCGAAAAGAACTGTATCCGCTGCGGCTTTTGCCTCGACATCTGCTCCTGGGACGCATTGGACGCGCCGGGAAAGGGGCGCACCTTTACAATCGAAGAGGATCTCTGTCCGGGCTGCGGGATCTGTGTCGATTGCTGCCCTGTCGGCGCGATTCGACGGGTGGGCGCCAGCGGAGACGATGACGCTGCGGGTCGGTGA
- the spoVAC gene encoding stage V sporulation protein AC encodes MSNKKKKNLTPVQQEYHDFSKLREPKRPVLKNCLWAFFVGGSICLLGQVIQNFFLWHFNFNEKTAGNPTVAIMVLLAVLLTSFGVYDHIAQHAGAGTAVPVTGFANSMASAAIEHRTEGYVLGVGGKMFKLAGPVIVFGVVSAFVVALIKTLLGMAGVG; translated from the coding sequence TTGTCAAACAAAAAAAAGAAGAACCTGACGCCGGTCCAGCAGGAGTACCACGACTTTTCCAAGCTCCGGGAGCCGAAACGGCCTGTATTGAAGAACTGTCTCTGGGCCTTTTTCGTCGGCGGGTCGATCTGCCTGCTTGGCCAGGTCATCCAGAACTTCTTTCTCTGGCACTTCAATTTCAATGAAAAGACAGCCGGCAACCCGACGGTGGCGATCATGGTCCTGCTCGCGGTCCTGCTGACGTCCTTCGGCGTCTACGACCACATCGCCCAGCACGCCGGCGCAGGGACCGCCGTGCCGGTGACCGGTTTTGCCAACTCCATGGCCTCGGCTGCCATCGAGCACCGGACCGAGGGCTATGTCCTGGGCGTTGGCGGCAAGATGTTCAAATTGGCCGGGCCGGTCATCGTCTTCGGCGTCGTCTCGGCCTTCGTGGTGGCGCTGATCAAGACGCTCCTCGGCATGGCGGGGGTTGGGTAG
- the spoVAE gene encoding stage V sporulation protein AE translates to METYFWAFVVGGLICVIGQLLFDVAKLTPAHTMTLLVVSGAVLDGLGLYEPLIDFAGAGATVPITSFGNALVHGAMAEAKSTGLIGILTGIFEVTSAGISAAIIFGFIASLIAKPKG, encoded by the coding sequence GTGGAAACCTACTTTTGGGCCTTTGTCGTGGGCGGACTGATCTGCGTCATCGGGCAACTGCTGTTCGATGTGGCGAAACTCACCCCGGCCCATACGATGACCCTCCTTGTCGTCTCCGGCGCGGTTCTGGACGGTCTGGGACTCTATGAGCCCCTGATCGACTTTGCTGGCGCCGGAGCGACAGTGCCCATCACCAGCTTCGGCAATGCCCTGGTGCATGGGGCGATGGCGGAAGCGAAGTCGACGGGGCTGATCGGGATTCTGACGGGGATATTTGAGGTGACCAGCGCCGGCATCTCGGCGGCCATCATCTTCGGTTTTATCGCCTCCCTGATCGCCAAGCCGAAGGGGTAG
- a CDS encoding YhcN/YlaJ family sporulation lipoprotein: MQFDHKGRSSLGRVLSIHEGLLNKLGALSRQMLLPPRMLLFMEEERLHPQQSLFVLRAPALAVLFLAFAVFFSGCAAGKSTAKNSDLKEPPSRMDPVLAQDIKGVTKSVQGVDDATAIVIGNDIAVGAKVSGFDRLRMKSIRGAIDKKIRESYKNYRVHVTTDKKLFKQIKQIEDQEKSPGDAPPEIEKNFRKILLDNDAP, encoded by the coding sequence ATGCAGTTTGATCACAAAGGGCGGTCGTCGCTCGGTCGAGTGTTGTCGATTCATGAAGGGTTGTTGAACAAGTTAGGGGCGTTGAGCCGCCAAATGTTGTTGCCCCCTCGAATGTTGTTGTTTATGGAGGAGGAGCGACTGCATCCTCAACAATCGCTATTCGTCCTAAGAGCTCCGGCTTTGGCGGTCCTTTTTTTGGCTTTTGCCGTCTTCTTTAGCGGCTGCGCCGCAGGCAAGTCCACGGCGAAAAACAGTGATCTGAAAGAACCGCCTTCCCGGATGGATCCGGTGCTGGCCCAGGACATCAAAGGCGTCACCAAGTCGGTGCAAGGGGTCGACGATGCGACCGCCATTGTCATCGGCAACGACATCGCCGTCGGCGCCAAGGTGAGCGGCTTTGACCGCCTGCGTATGAAAAGCATCCGCGGGGCGATCGACAAGAAGATCCGCGAGTCTTATAAGAACTACCGGGTCCATGTCACCACCGATAAAAAACTTTTTAAACAGATCAAGCAGATCGAGGATCAAGAAAAATCTCCGGGGGACGCGCCGCCGGAGATTGAGAAGAACTTCCGCAAGATTTTGTTGGATAACGATGCGCCGTAA